The following proteins are co-located in the Polymorphospora rubra genome:
- a CDS encoding EAL domain-containing protein, with product MPRPQPSPRRSPDHAWLITGPLALLAVVMSTALGLIDGQEAGRVARDAGSELFFALVLLAVMVAVAIPNLHFVIRRQAFVLTLTEISLVLALFYFRPLTVVVIATLAALVTQIRRRVGPAKLWFNVAKEAAATSLAGLVLYAFPPIEGVGPGTWGILFAVVSTHTLVGLAAVIGVITIVQGSQAGLEVVRTAAPTLVTAAINVSLGLVVLIALETTWWAIVLVVVLTGALGLVYRSYAQFFRQHRTLADMYDLTRAMSESGQDGTLADSLLGRVRVLMQAEYATLWLPAQGRHPEVLLTARVDDPGLLDLARTPAVARARAIKAKKTVAVGSRLGGDEELRTGLREADGVKDVIVVPLRSGQAVIGSLEVVNRLGETSHFMPGDVPIFETIAAHAAIALENSRLVDRLRYDAYHDGLTALPNRKRVLGALEEAVQVCAPDEVVAVLLFDVDALRQVNESLGHAAGDRVLVEVAARLRSSSPSAALVGRIGGDEFVVTLRAESAEAALALATELREQTHDQMVFGALTLDVDTAVGVAIHPEHGSDPATLVQRAGLAATAAKSMPGSVQLFNPGLESRSVRRLGLAGDLSRALDNDELKVYFQPKVTLDDRRLVGVECLARWEHPAHGAVSPEDFVAVAEHTGQLGRLTESVLREGLRRSREWSDPDHPLAVAVNLSARTLTDPYFPARVQELLAEFKVAPELLTFEIKEAGVLDGTDRPMPTLRRLRDIGVRLSVDDFGTGYSSLSYLRRLPVHEVKVDRSFVQGMATDPGDLAIVNAVVTLSQQFGLTVVAEGVESELTLELLQDIGCQIGQGFLFSRPLPYERLEAWFGAQSESDLSLASDVRRLRAVP from the coding sequence ATGCCAAGGCCCCAGCCGTCACCCCGGCGTTCCCCTGACCACGCCTGGTTGATCACGGGGCCGCTGGCACTTCTTGCTGTGGTGATGTCGACGGCGCTCGGGCTGATCGATGGCCAAGAGGCGGGGCGAGTCGCCCGGGATGCCGGAAGCGAACTGTTTTTCGCCCTCGTTCTACTCGCCGTCATGGTGGCGGTGGCGATCCCGAACCTCCATTTCGTGATCCGCCGCCAGGCGTTCGTGTTGACGCTGACCGAGATCTCACTGGTTCTGGCACTGTTCTACTTCCGCCCGCTGACGGTGGTGGTGATCGCCACCCTGGCCGCCCTCGTCACCCAGATCCGGCGCCGGGTCGGCCCGGCGAAACTCTGGTTCAACGTCGCCAAAGAGGCGGCCGCGACGTCGTTGGCCGGGCTGGTGCTCTACGCCTTCCCGCCGATCGAGGGCGTCGGACCCGGCACCTGGGGAATCCTGTTCGCCGTGGTGAGCACCCACACTCTGGTCGGGCTCGCCGCCGTGATCGGGGTCATCACGATCGTGCAGGGTTCGCAGGCCGGGCTGGAGGTCGTCCGCACCGCCGCGCCGACGCTGGTCACCGCCGCGATCAACGTGTCGCTCGGCCTGGTCGTCCTCATCGCCCTGGAAACCACCTGGTGGGCGATCGTGCTGGTCGTCGTGCTGACGGGCGCGCTCGGCCTGGTCTACCGGTCGTACGCGCAGTTCTTCCGCCAGCACCGCACCCTCGCCGACATGTACGACCTCACCCGGGCGATGAGCGAGAGCGGCCAGGACGGCACGCTCGCCGACTCGCTGCTCGGCCGCGTACGCGTCCTCATGCAGGCCGAATACGCGACGTTGTGGCTGCCGGCGCAGGGCCGGCACCCCGAGGTGCTGCTGACCGCCCGAGTCGACGATCCGGGACTGCTCGACCTGGCGCGTACGCCGGCGGTCGCCCGGGCCCGGGCGATCAAGGCGAAGAAGACGGTGGCGGTCGGCAGCCGGCTCGGCGGCGACGAGGAACTGCGGACCGGCCTGCGGGAGGCGGACGGCGTCAAGGACGTCATCGTCGTGCCGCTGCGGTCCGGCCAGGCTGTCATCGGCTCGCTGGAGGTGGTCAACCGGCTCGGCGAGACCTCCCACTTCATGCCCGGCGATGTGCCGATCTTCGAGACGATCGCCGCGCACGCCGCGATCGCGCTGGAGAACTCCCGGCTGGTCGACCGGTTGCGATACGACGCCTACCACGACGGGCTCACCGCCCTGCCCAACCGGAAGCGGGTTCTCGGCGCCCTGGAGGAGGCCGTCCAGGTCTGCGCCCCCGACGAGGTGGTGGCGGTCCTCCTGTTCGACGTCGACGCGCTGCGTCAGGTCAACGAGTCCCTCGGGCACGCGGCCGGCGACCGGGTGCTGGTCGAGGTGGCGGCCCGGCTGCGGTCGTCGTCGCCGTCGGCTGCGCTCGTGGGGCGGATCGGCGGCGACGAGTTCGTGGTGACCCTGCGGGCCGAGAGCGCGGAGGCGGCGCTCGCGCTGGCGACCGAGTTGCGTGAGCAGACCCACGACCAGATGGTGTTCGGCGCCCTGACCCTCGACGTCGACACGGCCGTCGGGGTGGCGATTCATCCGGAGCACGGCAGTGATCCGGCGACCCTGGTGCAGCGGGCGGGGCTGGCCGCCACCGCCGCCAAGTCGATGCCCGGCAGCGTGCAGTTGTTCAACCCCGGGCTGGAGTCCCGGTCCGTACGCCGCCTCGGGCTCGCCGGCGACCTGAGCCGCGCGCTCGACAACGACGAGTTGAAGGTCTACTTCCAGCCCAAGGTGACGCTCGACGACCGGCGCCTGGTGGGCGTGGAGTGTCTGGCCCGTTGGGAGCATCCGGCGCACGGCGCGGTTTCGCCCGAGGACTTCGTGGCGGTCGCCGAACACACCGGCCAGTTGGGCCGGCTGACCGAGTCGGTGCTCCGCGAGGGGTTGCGCCGGTCCCGCGAATGGAGTGATCCGGATCACCCGTTGGCGGTCGCCGTGAACCTGTCGGCACGTACGTTGACCGACCCGTACTTCCCGGCCCGGGTCCAGGAGTTGCTGGCCGAGTTCAAGGTGGCGCCGGAACTGTTGACCTTCGAGATCAAGGAAGCCGGTGTGCTCGACGGCACGGACCGGCCCATGCCCACCCTGCGCCGGTTGCGCGACATCGGGGTGCGGCTCTCCGTCGACGATTTCGGTACCGGCTACTCGTCGCTGTCCTACCTGCGCCGACTGCCGGTCCACGAGGTCAAGGTCGACCGTTCGTTCGTACAGGGCATGGCGACCGACCCCGGCGACCTCGCGATCGTCAACGCGGTGGTGACGCTGTCCCAGCAGTTCGGGCTGACCGTGGTGGCCGAAGGGGTGGAGAGCGAGCTGACCCTGGAGCTGCTACAGGACATCGGCTGCCAGATCGGACAGGGATTCCTCTTCAGCCGGCCGCTGCCGTACGAGCGGCTGGAGGCGTGGTTTGGGGCGCAGTCCGAGTCGGACCTGTCGCTCGCCAGCGACGTACGCCGCCTGCGCGCAGTGCCCTGA
- a CDS encoding tyrosine-type recombinase/integrase, producing MKSFEVRIWEIGKRAIRGKTWYRVRWTVEGASKPFEELFQKKALANSFRSELVKAANDGQPFDTETGRPLAEVRARNATTWYGHVRAYMERKWPRLAAKSRRGTVEALTDVTLLLTRPGRRGRPANDVLREALYNYALNPRRWSDEPSSAQAEALTWLEQASLPVVELEDVAKVRRVLDGLCVRLDGKAAAASTIRRKRAIFYNAIGYAVELGYLDANPIDRIQWTAPEVATAIDRRVVANPVQVASLLEALEGLGNRASRLTAFFGCLYYAGTRPSEAADLRRADCVLPGRCIDCDADLPDVTAAPVGACRHEKIEYGWGRIILAETAPRSGTAWTDDGQAHERRGLKHRARTDTRPVPIPPQLVALLHKHVAKHDTAPDGRLFRGLHGGPLSESVYDRWWKLARVQAFTSAQVASPLARRPYDLRHAAASLWLNAGVPATEVARRLGHSVAVLLRVYANCLDGGEDGVNNRIGDALG from the coding sequence GTGAAGAGCTTCGAGGTTCGGATCTGGGAGATCGGTAAGCGCGCCATCCGGGGAAAGACTTGGTACCGGGTTCGCTGGACCGTGGAGGGTGCGTCCAAGCCGTTCGAGGAGCTGTTCCAGAAGAAGGCGCTTGCCAACTCGTTCCGATCCGAGCTGGTCAAGGCGGCCAACGACGGTCAACCGTTCGACACGGAGACTGGTCGGCCACTGGCTGAGGTGCGCGCCCGAAACGCCACTACGTGGTATGGGCACGTTCGCGCTTACATGGAACGCAAGTGGCCCCGGCTCGCCGCGAAGTCGCGTCGTGGCACGGTGGAGGCTTTGACCGATGTGACGCTGCTGCTGACCCGTCCGGGTCGGCGTGGGCGGCCGGCTAACGACGTGCTGCGCGAGGCTCTATATAACTACGCGCTGAATCCGCGCCGGTGGTCGGACGAACCGTCGTCTGCCCAGGCTGAGGCCCTGACCTGGCTGGAACAGGCGTCGCTGCCCGTGGTCGAGCTGGAAGACGTGGCGAAGGTCCGTCGGGTCCTGGATGGTCTCTGCGTTCGGCTCGACGGCAAGGCCGCTGCTGCCAGCACGATTCGTCGCAAGCGGGCGATCTTCTACAACGCGATCGGGTACGCGGTCGAGCTTGGCTACCTCGACGCCAACCCGATCGACCGGATTCAGTGGACCGCGCCCGAGGTCGCCACGGCGATCGATCGTCGGGTGGTCGCCAACCCGGTTCAGGTCGCCTCGCTTCTCGAAGCGCTGGAGGGACTCGGCAACCGGGCCTCACGGCTCACCGCCTTCTTCGGTTGCCTTTACTACGCCGGTACCCGTCCGTCGGAGGCGGCCGACCTTCGCCGCGCTGACTGCGTGCTGCCTGGCCGCTGCATCGACTGTGATGCTGACCTTCCCGATGTGACCGCCGCACCCGTCGGCGCCTGCCGACACGAGAAGATCGAATACGGGTGGGGGCGCATCATCCTCGCCGAGACCGCCCCCCGGTCCGGTACCGCCTGGACGGACGACGGCCAGGCGCACGAGCGGCGCGGGCTCAAGCATCGGGCACGCACCGATACCCGCCCGGTGCCGATCCCGCCGCAACTCGTCGCGCTGCTGCACAAGCACGTCGCGAAGCACGACACGGCACCGGACGGCCGGCTGTTCCGGGGCCTGCACGGCGGGCCGCTGTCGGAGTCGGTCTATGACCGGTGGTGGAAGCTCGCCCGGGTCCAGGCGTTCACCTCCGCCCAGGTGGCATCTCCGCTGGCTCGCCGTCCGTACGACCTGCGTCACGCTGCCGCTTCGCTCTGGCTGAACGCGGGTGTGCCGGCTACCGAGGTCGCCCGGCGGCTCGGGCACAGCGTCGCGGTCCTGCTGCGGGTCTACGCGAACTGCCTCGACGGGGGAGAGGACGGGGTGAACAACCGCATCGGGGACGCGCTGGGGTGA
- a CDS encoding helix-turn-helix transcriptional regulator, whose amino-acid sequence MGAGDSLLTVPEVLEELRVPRSTWYLWRQTGRAPRVFKLPNGELRVRRSVLEAWLTDLESEAA is encoded by the coding sequence ATGGGTGCCGGTGACAGCCTGCTGACCGTGCCTGAAGTGCTGGAGGAACTGCGGGTGCCTCGATCGACTTGGTACCTGTGGCGTCAGACCGGCAGGGCTCCGCGTGTCTTCAAGCTTCCCAACGGTGAGCTGCGCGTACGCCGCTCGGTGCTGGAGGCGTGGTTGACCGATCTGGAGAGCGAGGCCGCGTGA
- a CDS encoding replication initiator, translated as MRTPAYKEWRAGVESVKGCLQPVRLIGKWEAQHAATGQLIASRSGRVWASCGTRRAAVCPTCADRYAADAWHLIHAGMAGGKGIPATVAASTRLFVTLTAPSFGPVHNRPGKRPCGCGRWHPDGHPLLGSPIDPDTYDYTGAVLWQAHSGQLWHRFTIALRRAVAAAGGLTVRASGAHLRISYAKVAEYQRRGLVHFHAVVRADGPSGPDSSPPVWLTPDVLADAVRTAASSVRVDSARPDGTALPLGWGAQVDVKDITTTDIDINDGDDDGDQVVSDARLAGYVAKYATKGTGATETGDRRIRSQMHINQLRVSAHHRAMIQTAWNLGGLDQYADLKLRHWAHMLGFRGHFLTKSRIYSTTFKNLRAERRAHQLQAALTEAGLPEDTDVLVVNDWQILGIGYDTREQLELATAIGDRIRSARQTRKD; from the coding sequence ATGCGTACTCCCGCCTACAAGGAATGGCGGGCCGGCGTCGAAAGCGTCAAGGGCTGCCTCCAGCCGGTCCGCCTGATCGGCAAGTGGGAGGCCCAGCACGCGGCCACCGGCCAACTGATCGCCTCCCGGTCCGGTCGGGTCTGGGCCTCCTGCGGTACCCGTCGGGCGGCCGTCTGCCCGACCTGCGCCGACCGGTACGCCGCCGACGCCTGGCACCTCATCCACGCGGGCATGGCCGGCGGCAAGGGCATCCCCGCCACCGTGGCGGCATCCACGCGTCTGTTCGTCACCCTCACCGCACCGTCCTTCGGCCCGGTCCACAACCGGCCCGGCAAACGCCCCTGTGGCTGCGGTCGCTGGCACCCGGACGGGCATCCGCTCCTTGGCAGCCCGATCGACCCCGACACCTACGACTACACCGGCGCGGTCCTGTGGCAGGCACACAGCGGCCAACTCTGGCACCGGTTCACCATCGCGCTACGCCGGGCGGTCGCTGCCGCTGGCGGCCTCACCGTCCGGGCATCCGGGGCACACCTGCGGATCTCCTACGCCAAAGTTGCCGAGTACCAACGGCGGGGCCTGGTCCACTTCCACGCGGTGGTTCGCGCTGACGGCCCGTCCGGTCCGGATTCGTCGCCCCCGGTATGGCTCACCCCCGACGTGTTGGCCGACGCGGTACGCACCGCGGCTTCCTCCGTCCGGGTCGACAGCGCCCGTCCCGACGGCACGGCGCTGCCCCTCGGTTGGGGCGCCCAGGTCGACGTCAAGGACATCACCACCACCGACATCGACATCAACGACGGCGACGACGACGGGGACCAGGTCGTCAGTGACGCCCGGCTCGCCGGCTACGTCGCCAAGTACGCCACCAAGGGCACCGGCGCCACCGAAACCGGAGACCGGCGCATCCGCTCTCAGATGCACATCAATCAACTGCGGGTGTCCGCTCACCACCGAGCCATGATCCAGACCGCCTGGAACCTCGGCGGACTCGACCAGTACGCCGACCTCAAGCTCCGCCACTGGGCACACATGCTCGGCTTCCGAGGCCACTTCCTCACCAAGTCCCGCATCTACAGCACCACCTTCAAGAACCTGCGGGCCGAACGCCGCGCCCACCAGCTCCAAGCGGCGCTCACCGAGGCCGGGCTGCCCGAAGACACCGACGTCCTGGTCGTCAACGACTGGCAGATCCTCGGCATCGGCTACGACACCCGCGAACAACTCGAACTCGCCACCGCGATCGGGGACCGCATCCGATCAGCACGACAGACAAGAAAGGACTGA
- a CDS encoding FtsK/SpoIIIE domain-containing protein, translating to MVNVPRIIRVRSHSPSTETVYVRLLLGQTPKQWEEAADALAVALKAERVGVERVRPQVIALIVQRSEPFTQVIVPPDIPADSDAVDLSRVFLGETEHGDDWFAPLVGQHWMVSGATGSGKNSVTWMALRACAPLIRDGLVRLHVVNPKGTELNALRPVSHRYAESDGDIVEVIQGFWTTMQERKQVLAEQGRRTFRMSRETPLDVLVIDELGAVTGYGDRSLTRGAQAALPLILSQARALGGSVIGALQEPTKDVIPQRDLFSLRVCLRATTAGHVDMVLGDDMRRRGALADEIPNVPESAGIGFVVKQRSRTPMRVRAAYCDDTDIAELVRVAGWPVSELAHAGKA from the coding sequence ATGGTGAACGTTCCCCGGATCATCCGGGTCCGTAGCCACTCCCCGTCGACCGAGACGGTCTACGTCCGGCTGCTGCTGGGGCAGACGCCGAAGCAGTGGGAGGAGGCCGCCGACGCCCTGGCCGTGGCACTGAAGGCGGAACGGGTCGGAGTCGAGCGGGTACGCCCGCAGGTGATCGCCCTGATCGTCCAGCGCAGCGAGCCGTTCACCCAGGTGATCGTCCCGCCGGACATCCCGGCCGACTCCGACGCCGTCGACCTGTCTCGCGTCTTCCTCGGGGAGACCGAGCACGGTGACGACTGGTTCGCGCCGCTGGTCGGGCAGCACTGGATGGTCTCGGGTGCGACCGGTTCGGGGAAGAACTCGGTCACCTGGATGGCGCTTCGGGCCTGCGCGCCGCTGATCCGTGACGGCCTGGTCCGCCTGCACGTGGTCAACCCCAAGGGAACCGAACTCAACGCTCTGCGGCCGGTGTCACACCGGTACGCGGAGTCCGACGGGGACATCGTGGAGGTCATCCAGGGCTTCTGGACCACCATGCAGGAACGCAAGCAGGTCTTGGCGGAGCAGGGCCGGCGGACCTTCCGCATGTCGCGGGAAACCCCGCTCGACGTCCTGGTCATCGACGAGCTGGGCGCGGTGACCGGCTACGGGGACCGGTCGCTGACCCGCGGCGCCCAGGCGGCTCTTCCACTGATCCTGTCCCAGGCCCGCGCGCTGGGCGGCAGCGTGATCGGCGCTCTCCAGGAACCGACCAAGGACGTCATCCCGCAGCGGGACCTGTTCTCCCTGCGGGTATGCCTGCGGGCCACCACGGCGGGGCACGTCGACATGGTCCTCGGTGATGACATGCGCCGGCGCGGTGCCCTCGCTGACGAGATCCCGAACGTGCCCGAGTCGGCCGGTATCGGCTTCGTCGTCAAGCAGCGGTCCCGAACCCCGATGCGCGTGCGGGCGGCGTACTGCGACGACACCGACATCGCCGAGCTGGTCCGGGTCGCCGGTTGGCCGGTGTCGGAACTGGCCCACGCGGGGAAGGCGTGA
- a CDS encoding GGDEF domain-containing protein, which produces MSPLRRHSITAAVVALAGTAGYLTARRSLRAELAATRRAAATDPLTGIANRAGLTQAADRFIATAYQAGRPVVVALVDLVGFKAVNDRHGHDAGDHILTVVAARLRGIAGPAGIAARLGGDEFAIVTTGPASGGADADGWLAGWLPRIHARVTTPASYEGGSLAVGATIGATLAGPGHSIGAWLSAADAAMYAARANRTVTAITTAVPPAAGSDTGRRRDQARPTSHVSGVDGRARVSLAA; this is translated from the coding sequence GTGTCTCCCCTCCGGCGCCACTCGATTACCGCCGCTGTCGTCGCGCTGGCCGGTACCGCCGGCTACCTCACGGCGCGCCGCTCTCTTCGGGCCGAACTCGCTGCGACTCGGCGGGCGGCTGCCACTGATCCGCTTACCGGGATCGCGAACCGGGCTGGGCTGACTCAGGCGGCTGACCGGTTCATCGCCACTGCTTACCAGGCGGGGCGGCCGGTCGTCGTCGCCCTGGTCGACCTCGTCGGTTTCAAGGCGGTCAACGATCGGCACGGTCACGACGCGGGGGATCACATCCTGACCGTGGTTGCGGCGCGGCTTCGGGGGATCGCGGGACCTGCGGGGATCGCTGCTCGACTCGGCGGGGACGAGTTCGCCATCGTCACCACCGGTCCCGCGTCTGGTGGCGCTGACGCTGACGGGTGGCTCGCGGGCTGGCTGCCGCGTATCCATGCTCGCGTCACCACTCCGGCGTCGTACGAGGGTGGAAGCCTCGCGGTCGGTGCCACCATCGGCGCCACCCTGGCCGGTCCTGGCCACTCGATCGGTGCGTGGCTGAGCGCTGCCGATGCCGCCATGTACGCGGCTCGGGCGAACCGGACGGTCACCGCGATCACCACCGCTGTGCCACCGGCCGCCGGCAGCGACACCGGTCGCCGTCGTGACCAGGCCCGACCCACCAGCCATGTGTCCGGTGTGGACGGCCGGGCCAGGGTGTCTCTGGCCGCGTAG
- a CDS encoding AAA family ATPase codes for MTTQPDPRDELQRGTSALVIAQTIRNDIQSGRLAHGRQLPGTRALAESWNTSVATINRAMGILAEEGLVINRARSSRIVHNPAGAPSKAGPRIILIGGYPGSGKTELGRIIARQTGWAILDKDTTTRPVVEAALERLGQSPHDRESETYLTAIRPAEYEALIAALTENLQCGVSVIVTAPFVKELRDEAWCDRLAATVTTHGGTLQVIWVRCDPDTMHTYIRRRGAARDDYKLAHWTKYVKGLEFVFEPRIPYVSVDNSAGARPLQEQAKGLLSEMAVA; via the coding sequence ATGACCACCCAGCCGGACCCACGGGACGAGTTGCAGCGGGGAACGAGTGCGCTCGTCATCGCCCAGACCATCCGGAACGACATTCAGTCCGGCCGGTTGGCCCACGGGCGGCAACTGCCTGGCACCAGGGCTCTTGCTGAGTCCTGGAACACCAGCGTCGCCACAATCAATCGAGCGATGGGGATCCTTGCCGAGGAAGGGCTAGTCATAAACCGTGCCCGGTCGAGTCGGATCGTCCACAACCCTGCTGGCGCCCCGAGCAAGGCAGGTCCCCGGATAATCCTTATTGGAGGCTATCCCGGCTCAGGGAAGACGGAACTTGGCCGCATTATCGCTCGCCAAACGGGCTGGGCAATTCTCGACAAGGACACTACAACTCGGCCGGTGGTTGAAGCGGCGCTAGAGCGTCTGGGGCAATCCCCACATGATCGGGAGTCAGAAACCTACTTGACGGCTATCCGACCTGCCGAGTACGAAGCCCTGATTGCCGCTCTGACCGAGAATTTGCAGTGCGGGGTATCGGTCATCGTGACAGCGCCTTTCGTTAAAGAACTCCGCGACGAAGCATGGTGTGACCGGTTGGCAGCCACAGTGACGACCCATGGCGGAACCCTCCAAGTCATCTGGGTGCGATGCGACCCTGACACCATGCACACCTACATCCGTCGCCGTGGCGCTGCCCGAGACGATTACAAGCTTGCGCACTGGACCAAGTATGTAAAGGGCCTCGAATTCGTGTTCGAGCCGAGAATTCCGTACGTAAGTGTCGACAACTCCGCAGGCGCCAGGCCACTACAGGAGCAGGCAAAAGGTTTGCTAAGCGAGATGGCTGTGGCGTGA
- a CDS encoding kinase has product MRRGLILYGAPATGKDTVTAELVNREPRLEHFRRLKLGRGRTSGYRMIDPRQANDLRRRVDAILWENSRYGATYLVDRPGLEQVWDANRVPVIHLGQVEAVEAITGDRGTGAAWTVVELYCRPAVLRDRIRFRATGDEEQRFAVIEQTPRLPNADIRIDTESVTAAVAATMIAQHMRIYL; this is encoded by the coding sequence GTGAGAAGGGGGCTGATCCTCTATGGTGCGCCCGCTACCGGCAAGGACACGGTTACCGCCGAACTCGTTAACCGAGAGCCCCGCCTGGAGCACTTTAGGCGATTGAAGCTCGGCCGTGGGAGGACCAGCGGCTATCGAATGATCGATCCGCGCCAGGCTAATGACCTGCGTCGCAGAGTGGACGCGATTCTTTGGGAAAACAGCCGATACGGCGCAACGTACCTTGTCGATCGCCCTGGGCTTGAACAGGTATGGGATGCGAATCGAGTACCGGTTATACATCTAGGCCAGGTCGAAGCCGTCGAAGCAATAACCGGCGATAGGGGAACCGGGGCGGCATGGACCGTTGTCGAGCTGTACTGCCGACCTGCCGTACTCCGTGACCGTATCCGGTTTCGGGCCACTGGGGACGAAGAGCAACGATTTGCGGTCATCGAGCAGACGCCTCGTTTGCCCAACGCGGACATCAGGATCGACACCGAGTCTGTCACCGCAGCCGTAGCAGCAACGATGATTGCTCAGCACATGCGGATTTATTTGTAG